From the Papaver somniferum cultivar HN1 chromosome 2, ASM357369v1, whole genome shotgun sequence genome, the window TATCCCAAGCAAGAAATTTAATCCCTTTACCAGATTTATGCCCCCACCAAAAGTTTTTGTGCAAAGAATCAAGTTTATGTAATAAAGTTGTAGGAATTTTGAAACATCCCATCTGATAAGTGGGTAAGAATTCAACACAGATTTGAGAAGAGTGGACCTACCAGCTTGATTAAGAGTTGTGCCTATATAATTTCTTAACCTAGCTTCAAAAGACTGAACAATGGGGTCAAAAGATTTTACCTTTGAGTGTCCCAGTAAAAGAGGAGCACCAAGGTACTTTTCAGCATCAGTTATAAGATTCATATTAAGAGCAGTAGCAAGATCAGAGCAAGTACTAGGACTAAGATTTTTACTGAAGTAAACACACGATTTATCAAAATTGAGCATTTGCCCTGAGATACTACCAAAGTTTTGTATCATCTGCAAGAAATTATCAACATGTTTCATATCAGCTTGTCCAAAAATCAAAATGTCATCGGCAAATAACAAATGAGAAGTAGGAGGGGCTTTCCTAGAAACTTTAACACCAACAATTGATTTATTCATTTCAGCAGCAAGCAGAGATCTTGAGAGACATACCATAGCTAGAATAAATAGATAAGGGGATAATGGATCCCCTTGTCTAATTCCTCTAGTTGGTTCATACTGATTGCAAGGGGAACCATTAAGCAGAATGTTAATGCTAGTAGTGGAAACACATTGCATGATTAAATTGCAAAATTCATGACGAAAACCAAAACTTTCACGGACTTTTATGAGAAAATTCCATTCTAACCTGTTAAAAGCTTTTGACGGGTCCAATTTTATGGCCATAGTGCCATTAACACCTTCTTTATGCTTCATAGAGTGTATCATTTCATGAGCAATTATGATATTGTCATGAATGGCTCTTCCTGGCACAAAAGCAGCTTGGTAGGGTGAAATTAATTTCTTGAGAAGAGGTTTTATCCTATTAGccaaattttttaaaataatCTTATAAGAAGCAAAAAAATTGATATTCAGAATGGGAAATGTAAAATACAGGTCACAAAAAATTTACTTGTGCATCTCTTTGGCATTTTTGCAATTTTTCCATTAGTGAGAAATTTAATTGCACAGACCACCTCAACATTGTCCATGTTACACTTGAACCCATTAATGGCGCACCATGTGACCATATCTTTTAAAGGGACAAAAACAAGACCAAAAGGAATTACAGGGTAAAATTCCATGTACAATGAAAACAATAATCTCGCGTATCTTCATCCGCAATGTCTTCAATGCCAGTAATGTCATTATGCATGAAAGACAGCAACCGAGGCTTAGCAGGTACTGAACTCAATCCAATAAATCACCGAATAAATCATCATTGTCGTATCCCAAGTTAGCATTAGTTTTACTGCTCGAGACAGCAACTAAATTTCCTTCATTACCTTTTGTTGAACCAGCTTCACTATTACCAGCACCATCAGAAGTATATGCCCACGAGGAACCCACTTTGCCTGAGAAGGATTCTCCATAAAGATCATCATACATTCCACCAGTTTTTGTAGTAGCTTTGACCTTGTTCAATACTTGTTGTAGCTTGTCTGTGACACCTTTACTAGAAACCTTTTCTTCTCCAGATGAAATTTGTTGCTTCCCTTTTGGAATTATGGTTGTTTGTATAAGAGATTCGTACTTCCCAACAAGACTTCCTTCTTTGACACCCAAAGGACCAGGCTCCGTTCCAACATCTGCACCATCTGACATTCCAACAACTTCCACCAACTGTCCCCCGATGTGATCCCTGAATGTAACTCTTGCCTTCTTAATTTTCTTAGCCGGTCTCTCTAACTTAGAGCTTTCATCACTCCCAAGGGACGAATTTCCTGAAGCACTGGTAGGTTTAGACAGACCATAACGATTTAAAATCGTGTTATAAGCTACAACTGCTTCTTCGTCAGAAGGATCAGGAGGAGGAGGTAGATTGATCTCTGTGGGTAGTGGAGGGGGAGGAAAAAGTGCTGCCTTGTTCTCTCTCAAGATATAACTTCTTGTCGATGCAGCAAACCGCAAAGACTGTCCAACTTCGAGCTCAACGGGGTTTTCTTTGGTTAAGCGTTCATTAGCAACAAACGTGCCATGAGCAGAACCCAGATCAATAACATATATGCTGTATAGAAACCAAAAaagaagatcataaatgcttgaAAATCTGAGAAAACCCCCTTCGAAGATTTGAGTAATGAACATCATTCAGTATCCCCTACAATTCTTCAATAAAGCAAAAGGAGAAGAAATATAAAAAGCTGGACAGACTTCTAGCTGTAGATACTAACTCACTTTAATCCTCAAATATACATGCTACTCACTAATACTGATCAGATCACCTCTCCTACGGACCACGATTAAGGACCAATCAGTTTATGGAAATCGTAAACCCGTATTCACGCCAGTCAAGTTACAATCTGCTTAACACTATTGTCTATGTTTCAGCCATCCCTAGGTTGATAAACTTACAAAACCATTCATGCAAGGCCTACAACGCACCATTATGCAGATGTTACCACATAGTTCCCTGTAAGCATCTTTTAAACAGTTCTTCTATTGAAAAATGACATGCATACTGAAATAAACCTACTCAAGGATCTTTATGTACAAAATAACATATCCCCATGGAAAATGCATCTTTTAAACAGTTCTTCTATTGAAAAATGATATGCATACTGAAATAAACCTACTCAAGGATCTTTATGTACAAAATAACATATCCCCATGGAAAATGCATAATATAAGATAACCCTCATGAAACAAGTACTTGATCTTTTTATCCGTCAATAAATTTGGTTAACCCCAACAAGCGTACTACTAATTTATGTGAAATCTAGTACAACTTGCAATTGTTTCCACTTGTCACATATCAAACTGATTGTACCTAGATAATTTCTTCTCTCACGAGTAAGCATGGGGACTCTGGGTAACGAACCCAGAGTCCCCACTTCTACCGTTGAAGTTGCAAACAACAACAGTAAAGCACAATAAAATGTGGAAGAGACCAAAAGACAAAATGAACATGGCACGTAGAGAAGTAAATGGGAAAACTAACATTGAGAACCAACCTTCCATTCTTATGTGGAATGACAGCAGCGTGTTGTCTAGATACGGACTGATGATCAAGTACAAAATCACATACAGGAAATTGCCTCCCGAAAATATGTCTTCGCTTATCCAAATTGATACGATCAAGGACTACACCGTCTTTTGCAACCTCAAGGAAAAAAACACCTGGCCGTGGCTCTATAGCCCAATCAGGAGGTTGCCAATTTGATTGCCCCCCTCCCACTTGAGTCACATGTTGAGCTGTCGATTCCGGCTCTACCGGCCTATTTAAAACACTCTGGTTCTGCTGTTTCACTTGGGTTTGCAGCTGAGACCCAACCAAAGGCTCCGAAACAGTTTTTGGAGATTTCTGAGAAGTTGTCTTAGAAGCTGAATTAAGAGTAACTGAAAAAGGCTCCACTGACTGAGCTTTCTTAAATCTATCTAAACCTGTTCTGCCATACATTTTCCCTTATATCAAATTTCAATTCCTTAACACAACCCAGCAGATGTTATAGATCACACTTAAACAATGCATTCATCTCCAAGTTGCTCAATAGTACCAAAACCCAAAGACATTCCATTAAAACAATCTCAGGTCTCAGTTAACAAAACCCCACTTCAAACTCCCAAAAACCCTTCCTAAGAGAAAACAATAAAAGTACAACTTAATCAAAATTATTGGATAAATGTCAcaaaattttaaaaacaaaaacctaatttttaaaaataatattGATAAGCAATCCTTAAACTTCAGTTTGATATTAAGAACTAATAGCTTAAGATGATTGATTTGTGATCAAAAATAGGCATGTAAGTTTAAGTAATCAAATGCAATAAAATTTGGGTATAAGCAGATTAAAAACACTCACAGAATTTGTTGATTAGGTTATTGGGGAACATTCAGCAATTAGAATAGTGTAGATTAATTACCTCAGAATAGAACGGAAGGTTTAATGATTATTAAGGGTTTCTTCTGGATGTATTATCTTCAGTTCATCGAAGGGGGAAGAAAATTTGTCGAAAGAGAGTTTTTCACTTGCAATGACTCACCGAATTTTCCTAAAATTCTCCCGAGACAAAATCGTGCGGGAGTCGTCCGATTCTAGTATTGGGAATCTGGGATATGTAAAGGCAGAAGTGGGCCCAACTGTTTGTGTATCTCGTCTCGGTGTAAATTTCGGCCGTTTGGATTGTAGGAAGAAAATTTTAGTGAAAACTACGGTCACACTTATTTTTCTGATTTCTCCCGTTGTAAAACCCACGTCCAGAAATTTGAAGGCGAGCATTCATTTTTTATGGAAAAATTATTGTCGGATCCAAAATTATTGAAATTAAATTTTATATGTTCAtcgtcctcttcttctttcttctctcacTTTCGGAACAACATAAGCAGGAGTTTCACTTGCAGAAGCTTTAACAGACGGTGATTGATTTGTTCGAGTCATCAAATTTTGAGTCTTTTTCAATCACGGAAGAACCCCACCattgataaactgattattaaacGAACCACTACTAGAGCAAACCCGATTCAGAGATTTGGATCTAGAGATCGATTTGAGATTGATTATCGATGGAGACGATGATAGTGAGCTCAgttccttggattcagaaatgaAATCTGGGTCAGCAAATCGATCTTTCGGAGGAGGAAATTTGCAGTAAAGATGAATTTTTATTAAGTAGTTGCGGAGGAGAAAAATGTAGGTATGTTGCTCAGCCTCAACTAGGTGATTTTTCTAGAGAAAGTTGTGAAGTGGTTCTTCTTTAGTTTTACTAGGATTTGTAGCTTAATTATTTAATCGAAAAAGAAGATCTGGTTTTGGAGATTGAAGGAAACCCCACTTTGCAGGATGATGTGAGTAGGGTTGAAGACGCCATTGATCAATGGCGTATTTGTGAGAGCTTTTACTCAGAGTTTTTCCTCAGAGAAGCATATATTGTTGTAAGTAACAAAACAGAacagagaaaaaaaatgaaaaagagagATCGAGTCACTGTGATATTGATTTGtgaatttaaattaaagtaatgGGTTTTTGATGGTATCGGTGATGATTTGAAATGAAGATGGTGTTGTTGGTTGAAAATTGAGTCAAATAAAGAATGCATTCAGAGGGAAGATACTACCAGCAATGCATCCTAAAAGTATTAGAGTTAGATTGATACCGAAAGATGTTATTGGAGCTTTAAAAAAGAGGGATTAAACATGAACACGCATGGAGTGATCCTGCATATAGCAATCGACATGTCGAGAGTGACGATGAAAATGCTAGAGAGGTTGTTATTGCTTGGATTGGTGGCGGTGAAGGGAAAATTGAAGGGAATTGGAGGAATGAAGAGGAAGTACTTGATGATAAATGCCAGAACTTGTTGACTTAGTTGAGGGTTTATCATATATTCTAAGTGACCTTTATTTGAGTATATGTTTGTACTACATGGAGGTAACTAAAATAGGaatgatggtgttgttgttggtttGCAATGGGTGTGTGCATAATGGGTATTTGCAGGTGGAGtagtggatgcataacctgttatgtagttatgaaaatggatacataacctgttatgcagctatgaaaatagatgcataacctgttatgcatcttgAAAAGTTGttgcgtaacttgttatgcagtccagaaaatgtttccataacacgttatgcatcaacttatttgttactgttgaaaccaacaaaaacaaagactgcataacttgtcatgcacctacaataatatcaaattgttgcacaatcttttatgcgtcgagaaaatagatgcataacctgatatgcatctgtaaatatggatgcatactgttatgcatcaatttcttatgtacgcactaaaatcaaccaaaacaatggttacataacttgttataaatgcataatttgttatgaagtcgagaaaatggttgcataattcgttatgcgtctgcagaatgtgttatgcatcttttttggtggctgcataatggttatgttgtcagttttcgaaatttttcctaaaatgatgatcacctcagattttttcatgaaaaacaaaaatttaatattgttgtttgtactcgttgcatagctctcataaaaatatttccaacgatataaaatttgtaaaattccgaggcgcggatttttagatatgttatatccaagttgtgttgccaattatacccctgatgcataacccgtcatgcggatgcataatccgtcatgcagacatttttaataatttcatataattatgggtgtcacggaaataattatgggtgtcacggtacttaaaattaattgtgggcctgacaatgagaatattattttttttgggcttgAACCTAATTTTCCCAAAATTTTATTCCAAAAGAACGGAGTTTTTCCAGGAAAGACTTTTCCTGAAATTCCATGGGAttaaatttaaaacatattttAGACGGTGCTCTTTTTTACAATCCCATGAAAATACGTTATTTTCATGAGACAATGGCTAATTCCATGGAATTAACTCCTATCAAACACAGCTTTAAACTCATCATCTTCATGGGTTTTGAATTTCTTTACTTTTCAAAAATCCTATTCTTGATCCCCTGGATTCATGTTTACCAAACATGCgaatgaaattatatttcgaTGAATATTTCATTCCAGCcataaagtaatttttttctaccAAGGACAAAGTAATAGCATAACTACACTATTAATTTAAATATGTCACGGCCATAAAAGTATGTGCACCCCGACTTATGTAAGTACACTACTAATCCATAAATTTTATTAGGTATTCCAAATATATGCTGACATTTAGAATTGTAAAGGTAAGATAAATAAATTTGGGATACAGAACTCGACTTATGGACAATATTTTCCTTTCCTttcctttccattttttttttacaatttttttatattttcttagtGATTTAGATAGTGAACCTTGATGAATTCTGAAAAGTGGGCTTCTGATAAACACTCTTGCACTGCTGGTTTTTATTGCACATCATTTCTGGAGAAAGTCAAATGTAATATTCTATAAAACTTCATCATCCTGAATTTGAAAATGCAGGGGGGGGGGGGTAACTAGTACCCCACCAAATTTTTCGTTTGGACCTataagacaaaacctaatacaatagcaagtagaccaacttaatgatccttgaacaatGTGTATATAAGGTTTATCTTTCTTGTACAATTAGTAATTTATACCAAAGATGCGTGAACCTGAATGTATACAAGAACTcatggacgatatcaaaaatcaatattcaagaaaaacctagtatGTACCGGAACAGTACACGAACCGAATATAGTTTAAAAAAACTGTCTAGGTTGGCTATTGAATCAGTTGTTGTTACATTAATTATATatcacaaatataatgcggaagtaaaaattaaatcaagacacagagaaattttgttaacgaggaaaccgtgaaTAGCATAAAAACCTCGAGATcttgtccatatttgaacacaaaCTGTTACACCAAACTCCTAGTAGAACACCAATTCTGTTTAGGAATTCATCTTGTAAATCTTATAGCagaacaccaattctctttagaatCTACTGTCGAAAATCTTATGGAATAACACTATATACTCTcgaaaatcttctagcagaataccaattctctttagaagctATACTTGAAAAATACTCTACCAAAATGTTAGTTCTCTTTAAAAGATGCAAAAACACCGTTGATATTTTTCTTTCACAAAACACCGGTATGATTTttctttagatgtgaatcaaggttttggaaatcttgtgtttgttttgagaaacacaattactaggtaaaagtaatatgaaaatgaacttgtagattagggtttattatactctttaaaattggaagagaaacctaattattctacaacaagaacaaatcTATAGATATCTTGTTAAAACTTCTGAACTAATTTATGAGGCACCTtcatcgaagttttctttctagttcgGATTTCGATCAACTAGTGTCAGTATATGATCGTGAACTAAAATCtatcaaacctagggtttatgatcaacaatcattgaatgaccttatatcagaagagaatgaccTTAATTGGAATAAACAAGAATTATTGattaacctagattacaagttgcatAACTATCATACAGATTAttaccaactcggctttgtgatcccaaaGGAAAAGACCTTTTTGtcccactcttgttcacgaagaacagaagtagtggaaaacaaccttacgaagcttacaccaatttccaATGGATGAATCGTATAGCTTACATGAACCATTTATTCATAAGAATGGCTGCTTGAAACCTAAGCAAGTTCGTGAGCTATTTCCTTTTATAAAGACTCTCCTTACTTtcagagtctttcctaagttacaactcttgcataaataattactttagcataaattgtatttttgtaaaataaattaCAATTTATATTAGGAAGGAGTTTAAAACATCAcacacactttaatatggtaatcaatttgttagagcattgctcggtcgaactcgaatgtgttgctatctcaagcatgtttgtcaatgttagtgatcaaaactataagtcttgatttctagcctattgtagctaagtctcggactaggatagaaagtgtagttgagctcaaagacttcatggcgattcatcatacaagtagaagaactactcaaggaaccggtggaacttctcgacgaaaggtatgtaaagacttgaacttatctatcactcaaaagtatatctactttatcttctactctttgagacaataagtcgtatgctacatatatagaatttgattatacaaatttggtatttcgagccgaatatacctcgcctatatatatctcgaaatatgtgttggtaagattttcgcttcgatcaagtttatatttaccatgtgacgaaagtcatgatatatttcaatcatcttgaaaattacgttgacgagaaatggtgtaacaactacataacatcctctaataatgtttcaatg encodes:
- the LOC113348438 gene encoding protein phosphatase 1 regulatory inhibitor subunit PPP1R8 homolog, translated to MYGRTGLDRFKKAQSVEPFSVTLNSASKTTSQKSPKTVSEPLVGSQLQTQVKQQNQSVLNRPVEPESTAQHVTQVGGGQSNWQPPDWAIEPRPGVFFLEVAKDGVVLDRINLDKRRHIFGRQFPVCDFVLDHQSVSRQHAAVIPHKNGSIYVIDLGSAHGTFVANERLTKENPVELEVGQSLRFAASTRSYILRENKAALFPPPPLPTEINLPPPPDPSDEEAVVAYNTILNRYGLSKPTSASGNSSLGSDESSKLERPAKKIKKARVTFRDHIGGQLVEVVGMSDGADVGTEPGPLGVKEGSLVGKYESLIQTTIIPKGKQQISSGEEKVSSKGVTDKLQQVLNKVKATTKTGGMYDDLYGESFSGKVGSSWAYTSDGAGNSEAGSTKGNEGNLVAVSSSKTNANLGYDNDDLFGDLLD